The following proteins are encoded in a genomic region of Paenibacillus sp. FSL H3-0469:
- a CDS encoding SPFH domain-containing protein, which yields MAIIEVVKYDGPPGVFAWKYPNQELGTWTQLIVNESQEAILFKGGEALDSFTAGRHTLSTANIPILSNVVNLPFGGKSPFTAEIWFVNKLNSMNVKWGTSAPLQLQDPKYKIMVAVRAFGQFGVRIEDPRKFLLKLVGTLPLFDQDTMINYFRGLLMSNINELISSYLVHKKISILEINAYVVEISKHIQGRLASSFLDSGIELNNFYIDSINIPDDDPATQRLKEALAKKAEMDIIGFTYQQERSFDAMEEAAGNPGNAGVGMMNAGLGLGMGFGLAGPAAEIATRMTRSMSLDGSTGSQPASAASKSCSGCGTLNPADARFCTGCGRSLQPPPEAENKLCPSCGKAVIPGAKFCPHCGEGLILKCAGCGHELKPGQKFCPECGTRAANG from the coding sequence ATGGCAATTATTGAAGTAGTCAAATATGACGGACCTCCGGGTGTCTTCGCCTGGAAGTATCCGAATCAGGAGCTGGGGACCTGGACACAGCTGATCGTAAATGAATCCCAGGAAGCGATTCTGTTCAAGGGTGGAGAGGCACTGGATTCCTTCACAGCCGGACGCCACACTTTAAGCACAGCGAATATTCCGATTCTGTCGAATGTGGTGAACCTGCCGTTCGGCGGCAAGTCACCGTTCACCGCAGAGATATGGTTTGTGAACAAGCTGAACTCCATGAATGTGAAGTGGGGGACTAGTGCACCGCTGCAGCTACAGGACCCTAAATACAAGATCATGGTCGCAGTACGTGCCTTCGGGCAATTTGGCGTGCGGATCGAAGATCCCCGCAAATTCTTGCTGAAGCTGGTAGGAACGCTGCCGCTCTTCGATCAGGATACGATGATTAATTATTTCCGCGGCCTGCTGATGTCTAATATCAATGAACTCATTTCTTCTTATCTGGTGCACAAAAAAATCAGCATCCTGGAGATCAACGCCTACGTGGTTGAAATCTCCAAGCATATTCAGGGGCGCTTGGCCTCCTCGTTCCTGGACAGCGGTATTGAACTTAATAATTTCTATATTGACTCGATCAATATTCCCGATGATGATCCGGCAACGCAGCGCCTGAAGGAAGCCCTGGCCAAAAAGGCGGAGATGGACATTATCGGCTTCACCTATCAGCAGGAACGTAGCTTCGATGCTATGGAGGAGGCCGCAGGCAATCCGGGCAACGCAGGCGTGGGCATGATGAATGCGGGGCTGGGGCTCGGCATGGGCTTCGGGCTGGCCGGACCTGCGGCTGAGATAGCCACCCGGATGACCCGGAGCATGTCCCTGGACGGCAGTACGGGCAGCCAGCCGGCATCTGCTGCTTCTAAATCCTGCTCGGGCTGCGGAACCCTTAATCCGGCAGATGCACGCTTCTGTACCGGCTGCGGCCGCAGTCTGCAACCGCCGCCGGAAGCGGAGAATAAGCTATGTCCTAGCTGCGGCAAGGCGGTCATCCCTGGTGCCAAATTCTGTCCTCATTGCGGAGAAGGCCTGATCCTGAAATGTGCAGGCTGCGGGCATGAGCTGAAGCCCGGACAGAAATTCTGTCCAGAGTGCGGTACCAGAGCGGCTAACGGGTGA
- the rpmA gene encoding 50S ribosomal protein L27 codes for MLKLDLQLFASKKGVGSTKNGRDSHSKRLGVKRADGQAVTGGNILVRQRGTKIHPGTNVGIGKDDTLFALVDGVVKFERWGRDRKKVSVYPVDVAPVAAALEA; via the coding sequence ATGTTGAAATTGGATCTTCAATTATTCGCATCGAAAAAAGGTGTTGGTTCCACAAAGAACGGACGTGATTCCCACTCTAAGCGTCTTGGCGTGAAACGGGCTGACGGTCAAGCAGTAACCGGCGGCAACATCTTGGTTCGCCAACGCGGAACCAAAATCCACCCGGGCACGAACGTGGGCATCGGTAAAGATGACACACTGTTCGCGCTTGTGGACGGCGTAGTGAAGTTCGAACGTTGGGGACGCGACCGCAAAAAAGTGAGCGTGTATCCGGTGGATGTCGCTCCGGTAGCAGCGGCACTGGAAGCGTAA
- the ilvE gene encoding branched-chain-amino-acid transaminase translates to MAEQWIYLDGQHVTKDKAMVSVFDHGFLYGDGIFEGIRIYNGNIFKCKEHLDRLYDSAKSIMLDIPLTYDEMLEAMAETIRLNDMRDGYIRLIVSRGPGNLGLDPRRCPKASVIIIVEQLAIYPEQAYMNGLRAVSVSQRRNLPDALNPKIKSLNYLNNILVKIQSNLAEADEAIMMNAQGYVTEGSGDNIFIIKRGVVYTPPCYLGALEGITRLAIIELCEKLGLPLKEEPFTMHDVYIADEVFFTGTAAEVIAAREIDGRVIGSGQAGPITLQLLEEFRNVVDKDGYKVWE, encoded by the coding sequence ATGGCTGAGCAATGGATCTATCTGGATGGACAACATGTAACGAAGGACAAGGCAATGGTGTCCGTATTCGATCACGGTTTTTTATATGGAGACGGAATCTTTGAAGGTATCCGTATTTATAACGGCAATATCTTCAAGTGTAAGGAGCATCTGGACAGGCTGTATGATTCGGCAAAGTCGATTATGCTGGACATTCCGCTGACCTATGATGAGATGCTGGAGGCTATGGCTGAGACAATCCGCCTGAACGACATGCGGGACGGTTACATCCGGCTGATCGTATCACGCGGTCCCGGCAACCTGGGTCTTGATCCGCGCCGCTGCCCCAAAGCAAGTGTAATCATCATTGTGGAGCAGCTCGCCATCTACCCGGAGCAGGCTTATATGAATGGACTTCGTGCCGTTTCGGTCTCCCAGCGCCGCAATCTCCCGGATGCCCTGAATCCTAAGATCAAATCGCTGAACTATCTGAACAATATTTTGGTGAAGATTCAGTCGAATCTGGCGGAAGCCGATGAAGCGATCATGATGAACGCTCAGGGCTATGTAACCGAAGGCTCCGGCGATAATATCTTCATTATCAAAAGAGGCGTAGTCTATACACCACCTTGTTACCTGGGCGCCCTGGAGGGAATCACCCGTCTGGCGATCATTGAGCTGTGTGAGAAGCTGGGATTGCCGCTGAAGGAAGAGCCGTTCACCATGCATGATGTCTATATTGCCGATGAAGTCTTCTTCACCGGAACAGCGGCTGAAGTTATTGCTGCCCGTGAGATCGACGGCAGAGTCATCGGTTCCGGCCAGGCCGGGCCGATTACCCTGCAATTGCTGGAAGAATTCCGCAATGTGGTTGATAAAGACGGTTATAAGGTTTGGGAATAG
- the thrB gene encoding homoserine kinase codes for MSIYGRSRVKVPASTANLGPGFDTLGMALSLYAWIEMEEAAETVFHLYGDEMAGVPRDKSNLLYKVAQMVFAEARVQVPELSISMYSEIPLTRGLGSSATAIIGALAAANAMIGSPLSQAKLFDMATAIEKHPDNVGASLFGGIITAVWDGEHADYIRIEPPQELEFLVVIPEFELETVKAREALPAEITMSDAVHNISRTSLLTAALAAGRLDLIGTAMQDRLHQPYRAPLVPGMEKLLAEAPGHGALGIALSGAGPTLLCMVDRSEQRKQELELFLTETMQENGISARTLWLPPCTTGVTAELLERNGMQNESFLDMIKGELQP; via the coding sequence ATGAGTATTTACGGAAGGTCTAGAGTGAAGGTCCCTGCGAGTACCGCCAATCTCGGTCCGGGCTTCGATACGCTGGGCATGGCTCTGTCGCTGTATGCCTGGATTGAAATGGAGGAAGCTGCTGAAACGGTGTTTCATCTGTATGGAGATGAGATGGCTGGAGTTCCCCGGGATAAAAGCAATCTGCTCTACAAGGTTGCACAAATGGTATTTGCAGAGGCCAGGGTTCAGGTTCCGGAGTTGTCCATCTCCATGTATTCGGAAATCCCGCTCACCCGCGGGCTTGGCAGCAGTGCTACGGCCATTATTGGCGCGTTGGCTGCGGCGAATGCTATGATAGGTTCACCGCTGAGTCAGGCGAAGCTGTTCGATATGGCTACAGCTATAGAGAAGCATCCCGACAATGTCGGAGCCTCGCTGTTCGGGGGAATTATTACGGCCGTATGGGACGGCGAGCATGCCGATTATATCCGGATCGAGCCGCCGCAGGAGCTGGAATTCCTGGTGGTCATTCCTGAATTCGAGCTGGAGACCGTCAAGGCCAGAGAGGCGCTGCCTGCGGAGATTACCATGAGCGATGCGGTTCATAATATCAGCCGCACCTCGCTGCTTACCGCAGCGTTAGCCGCAGGGCGGCTGGACCTGATTGGCACAGCGATGCAGGACCGGCTGCATCAGCCTTACCGCGCACCGCTGGTGCCGGGGATGGAGAAGCTGCTGGCTGAAGCTCCGGGCCACGGCGCGCTGGGGATTGCGCTTAGCGGTGCAGGCCCGACTCTGTTATGTATGGTGGACCGCAGCGAGCAGCGGAAGCAGGAGCTGGAGCTGTTTTTGACAGAGACCATGCAGGAGAACGGAATCTCTGCCCGTACCTTATGGCTGCCTCCTTGCACCACTGGTGTCACGGCAGAGCTGCTTGAAAGAAACGGGATGCAAAACGAATCATTTTTGGATATGATAAAAGGAGAATTACAGCCATGA
- the obgE gene encoding GTPase ObgE: MFVDKAKVYVKGGDGGDGLVAFRREKYVPDGGPAGGDGGRGGDVIFRVDEGLRTLMDFRYQRHFKADKGVKGRNKSQHGANAEHMIVRIPPGTVLIDDDTQEILADLTRHGQQVVVARGGRGGRGNTRFATANNTAPELAENGEEGQERYIVMELKVMADVGLVGFPSVGKSTLLSVVSAAQPKIGAYHFTTITPNLGVVDVGDGRSFVMADLPGLIEGASEGVGLGHEFLRHVERTRIIIHVVDMSGSEGRDPFEDWVLINDELKQYNAALIDRPQIVAANKMDMPDSEENLASFRERIAELRPDLEIMPISSLTRQGVQELLYRATDILDSIPVAPVVEEVAGKERKVYKLEAEEDNSFTITRDNEAFVVNSPRIERMIKRMQLSTHDAILRLARTLRHMGVDAELRRRGAVEGTIVRIADFEFEFVENSSYY; encoded by the coding sequence ATGTTCGTAGATAAGGCTAAGGTTTATGTAAAAGGCGGAGACGGCGGAGATGGTCTCGTAGCGTTTCGCCGGGAGAAATATGTACCGGATGGCGGTCCTGCCGGCGGCGATGGCGGCCGTGGGGGAGATGTGATTTTCCGCGTGGATGAAGGCTTGCGGACTCTGATGGATTTCCGTTATCAGCGGCACTTCAAGGCCGATAAGGGAGTTAAGGGACGCAACAAGAGCCAGCACGGGGCAAACGCCGAGCATATGATCGTGCGGATTCCACCAGGAACCGTGTTGATTGATGATGATACCCAGGAGATCCTTGCCGATTTAACCCGTCATGGACAACAGGTTGTAGTGGCCCGCGGCGGCCGGGGGGGCCGGGGGAATACCCGGTTTGCGACGGCGAACAATACAGCGCCGGAGCTGGCTGAGAATGGGGAAGAGGGCCAGGAGCGGTACATCGTAATGGAGCTGAAGGTCATGGCCGACGTAGGCCTTGTAGGCTTCCCTAGCGTAGGTAAATCTACGCTGCTGTCGGTCGTATCTGCTGCCCAGCCGAAGATCGGAGCGTACCACTTTACCACCATTACCCCGAATCTGGGTGTAGTTGATGTCGGGGATGGCCGCAGCTTTGTAATGGCGGATCTGCCTGGACTGATTGAAGGCGCGAGTGAAGGAGTGGGCCTGGGGCATGAGTTCCTGCGCCACGTTGAACGCACGCGTATCATCATTCATGTCGTGGATATGTCCGGCTCGGAAGGCCGCGATCCTTTTGAAGATTGGGTACTGATTAACGATGAGCTGAAGCAATACAATGCGGCGCTGATTGACCGTCCGCAGATCGTGGCGGCGAACAAGATGGATATGCCTGATTCCGAGGAGAACCTGGCTTCTTTCCGTGAGCGTATCGCGGAGCTTCGTCCGGACCTTGAGATTATGCCGATCTCTTCCCTGACACGTCAGGGCGTTCAGGAGCTGCTCTACCGTGCTACAGATATTCTTGACAGTATTCCTGTGGCTCCGGTGGTTGAAGAAGTGGCTGGCAAAGAGCGCAAGGTGTATAAGCTGGAAGCAGAAGAGGATAACTCATTCACGATTACCCGTGACAACGAGGCGTTTGTAGTCAACAGTCCGCGCATTGAGCGGATGATTAAGAGAATGCAGCTAAGCACACATGATGCCATTCTTAGGCTGGCCCGTACTTTGCGTCACATGGGTGTGGATGCCGAGCTGCGCAGACGCGGCGCTGTCGAAGGCACAATCGTGCGCATTGCTGATTTTGAATTCGAATTTGTCGAGAACAGCAGCTACTATTAA
- a CDS encoding Spo0B domain-containing protein translates to MKSWKSKVWAVMLSAVFPLGLVYWQTSLFTCLLLGVWVAAVLAFSFVYNRRQYEEELRIQENTLQQAANRTLNHHRHDWMNDLQVLYGYIQLGKPDKSVQCVERIKERIALDSRIAKLGVPSLVFYLQSFRTFRSSLELDIQVEEGLQLEDKLSPEAGAELTSVIMQTVRAYQYSGITQHGDTRKLELSFSQEGRDILISFKGEGEQGNPELLQGQIYNIVQGKIMKAEQVQPAKGYLELRLPLEM, encoded by the coding sequence ATGAAATCCTGGAAAAGTAAGGTCTGGGCAGTCATGTTATCCGCAGTGTTTCCTTTAGGGCTCGTGTATTGGCAAACCTCCCTTTTCACATGCCTGCTGCTCGGAGTCTGGGTAGCGGCAGTGCTTGCATTCAGCTTTGTTTACAACCGGCGTCAATATGAAGAGGAACTGCGTATACAGGAGAACACTCTGCAGCAGGCGGCAAACCGGACACTGAATCATCATCGTCATGACTGGATGAATGATCTGCAGGTGCTTTACGGATATATCCAGCTGGGCAAGCCTGATAAATCCGTACAATGTGTGGAAAGAATAAAGGAGCGTATTGCGCTCGACAGCCGTATTGCCAAATTGGGAGTACCTTCCCTGGTGTTCTACCTGCAATCCTTCCGTACGTTCAGAAGCAGTCTGGAGCTGGACATACAGGTGGAGGAAGGGCTCCAGCTGGAGGACAAGCTGAGTCCTGAAGCAGGGGCTGAGCTGACTTCGGTCATTATGCAGACGGTCAGGGCGTACCAGTACAGCGGAATAACACAGCATGGAGACACGCGGAAGCTTGAGCTTAGCTTTTCACAGGAGGGAAGGGACATTCTGATCTCTTTCAAAGGTGAGGGAGAGCAAGGTAATCCCGAACTGCTTCAGGGGCAAATTTATAATATAGTACAAGGAAAAATCATGAAGGCGGAGCAGGTTCAGCCTGCCAAGGGTTATTTGGAGCTGCGGTTACCGCTGGAGATGTAA
- a CDS encoding ACT domain-containing protein, with protein MKERYYLVREDILPDAVLKTMQVKQLLEAGDAKTVHEGVEQVGLSRSAFYKYKDGIHLIHQLERERIVTISIDLEHESGMLSKVLGSVAVHGANVLTIHQSIPLQGRANVVISVEISHLNEELGDLLDSLKAIPGVKRALIIGQG; from the coding sequence GTGAAAGAACGCTATTATTTGGTCCGGGAGGACATATTGCCCGATGCGGTGCTGAAGACCATGCAGGTCAAACAGCTGCTGGAAGCAGGAGATGCCAAAACCGTACACGAGGGCGTGGAACAGGTTGGGCTTAGCCGCAGTGCTTTTTATAAATACAAAGATGGGATACACTTAATTCATCAGCTGGAGCGCGAGCGCATTGTGACGATCTCGATTGATCTGGAGCACGAATCCGGCATGCTGTCCAAGGTGCTCGGTTCCGTGGCTGTCCACGGGGCGAATGTGCTGACAATCCATCAGAGTATCCCGCTGCAGGGGCGGGCCAACGTGGTGATCTCTGTTGAGATCTCCCACCTGAATGAAGAGCTGGGCGACTTGCTGGACAGTCTCAAGGCAATTCCCGGTGTGAAGCGTGCGTTAATTATTGGTCAGGGGTGA
- the pheA gene encoding prephenate dehydratase translates to MKSIALLPQGSVSHEALLHLFGGNPVQLEHHKLISDVFLSTAGGVTDYSVIPIENTIEGSVSLHIDWLINEVNLPMQAEWIFPSIQNLISCPQEFTKENGDKDYTKIVKILSHPVAMAQCTQFIRKAMPWAELESVGSTSEAVEIVKGNPGKGWAAIGTALGAATHGLEVVERQITDHNNNYTRFVLVGPQKLELPQKSSGDKTSILVTLPEDFPGALHQVLAAFAWRKLNLSRIESRPTKKKLGTYYFYIDVLEPIESVLLPGAIEEIKALGCQVRILGSYPTYTYEEEKAEVQ, encoded by the coding sequence ATGAAATCAATAGCGTTATTGCCCCAGGGCTCCGTCTCGCATGAAGCGCTGCTGCATTTATTTGGCGGTAACCCTGTTCAACTGGAGCATCATAAGCTCATATCCGATGTTTTTCTGTCCACGGCCGGCGGAGTTACCGATTACAGTGTCATTCCGATTGAGAACACGATAGAAGGCTCGGTCAGCCTGCATATCGACTGGCTCATTAATGAAGTGAACCTGCCGATGCAGGCGGAGTGGATTTTCCCGTCGATACAGAATCTGATCAGCTGTCCGCAGGAATTCACGAAGGAGAACGGGGACAAGGATTATACGAAGATTGTCAAGATTCTGTCCCATCCGGTGGCTATGGCGCAATGCACGCAGTTTATCCGTAAGGCTATGCCCTGGGCTGAGCTGGAGTCTGTGGGAAGCACCTCTGAAGCGGTGGAGATTGTAAAAGGCAATCCCGGCAAAGGCTGGGCTGCCATCGGTACCGCGCTTGGAGCCGCTACGCACGGACTCGAGGTTGTGGAGCGCCAGATTACAGACCATAATAACAATTACACGCGGTTTGTCCTGGTGGGCCCGCAGAAGCTGGAGCTTCCGCAGAAGAGCAGTGGAGACAAGACGAGTATTCTTGTTACGCTGCCTGAGGATTTCCCTGGTGCCCTGCATCAGGTGTTGGCTGCTTTTGCCTGGCGTAAGCTGAACTTGTCCCGTATTGAATCACGGCCGACGAAGAAGAAGCTGGGTACTTATTATTTCTATATTGATGTGCTGGAACCGATAGAATCGGTACTGCTCCCGGGTGCGATCGAAGAGATCAAAGCCTTGGGCTGTCAGGTACGGATTCTGGGGTCCTATCCCACATACACCTATGAGGAAGAGAAAGCGGAGGTGCAGTAA
- the rplU gene encoding 50S ribosomal protein L21 encodes MYAIIETGGKQYKVQEGDVLFIEKLEAEDGASVTFDRVLAVSNEGGLTAGTPLVSGASVTAKVEKHGKGHKVVVYKYKPKKNYHKKQGHRQPYTKVTIEKIQA; translated from the coding sequence ATGTATGCAATTATCGAAACTGGCGGTAAACAATACAAAGTCCAAGAGGGCGATGTTTTGTTCATTGAGAAGCTGGAAGCTGAAGACGGCGCAAGCGTAACGTTTGACCGTGTCTTGGCTGTTTCTAACGAAGGTGGTTTGACTGCAGGAACTCCGCTGGTAAGCGGCGCGTCTGTAACAGCCAAAGTCGAGAAACATGGTAAGGGACATAAGGTTGTAGTTTACAAATACAAACCTAAGAAGAACTACCACAAGAAACAAGGCCATCGTCAACCGTACACCAAAGTAACTATCGAGAAGATTCAAGCGTAA
- a CDS encoding homoserine dehydrogenase: MKPVRVGLLGLGTVGTGVVRIVEGNQEDLSSQVGSPILIERIAVKNTEKPRDIEVDPSKITDDPWAVIRDPEIDVIVEVMGGIAGTKEYILEALERGKHIVTANKDLMALHGSEILAKAQEKQCDVFYEASVAGGIPIIRTLIEGFSSDKIMKIMGIVNGTTNYILSKMSQEGASYLDALQEAQELGYAESDPTSDVEGLDAARKMAILGTLGFRTNVELSDVSVSGISGVSKEDMAFAKRLGYEMKLLGIAERQDEEFSISVQPTMIRTNHPIASVNGVFNAVYVYGEAVGETMFYGAGAGAMPTATSIVADLVAVIKNLKLGVNGLKQIVPYKQKKLKSDEDIYYKNFLLLHVDDKAGVLAKITQVFAEYDVSLDSVVQQANPNNPDAEIIIVTHNASRASMNKVLRHLEQLNVIHRIKSHYRVEG, encoded by the coding sequence ATGAAGCCGGTTAGAGTAGGTCTGCTGGGTCTGGGAACTGTAGGTACGGGCGTTGTCCGTATTGTGGAAGGAAATCAGGAGGATTTGAGCAGCCAGGTGGGCTCGCCGATCCTGATTGAACGTATTGCCGTGAAGAATACCGAGAAGCCGCGTGATATTGAAGTGGACCCGTCCAAGATAACCGATGATCCGTGGGCCGTTATCCGTGACCCGGAGATTGATGTCATTGTTGAGGTCATGGGCGGAATCGCGGGGACGAAGGAATACATTCTGGAGGCGCTGGAGCGCGGCAAGCATATCGTAACCGCCAATAAGGATCTGATGGCCCTGCACGGCTCGGAGATTCTGGCGAAGGCGCAGGAGAAGCAGTGTGATGTGTTCTATGAGGCAAGTGTGGCGGGAGGCATTCCGATTATCCGCACCCTGATCGAAGGCTTTTCCTCGGATAAGATTATGAAGATTATGGGGATTGTGAACGGGACAACCAACTACATTCTCAGCAAAATGAGCCAGGAAGGCGCGTCTTACCTGGACGCACTGCAGGAAGCGCAGGAGCTGGGGTATGCCGAGTCTGATCCGACCTCCGATGTGGAGGGACTGGATGCGGCCCGCAAGATGGCCATTCTGGGCACGCTGGGCTTCCGGACCAATGTGGAGCTGAGCGACGTCAGTGTAAGCGGGATTTCCGGCGTCAGCAAGGAGGATATGGCTTTTGCCAAACGGCTGGGGTACGAGATGAAGCTGCTCGGAATCGCTGAGCGCCAGGATGAAGAATTCAGCATTAGCGTTCAGCCTACGATGATCCGTACGAACCACCCGATTGCCTCCGTGAACGGCGTGTTTAATGCGGTATATGTATATGGTGAAGCTGTAGGTGAGACGATGTTCTACGGTGCGGGGGCAGGGGCGATGCCTACGGCAACCTCGATTGTGGCGGATCTGGTGGCGGTCATTAAGAACCTGAAGCTGGGTGTCAACGGGCTTAAGCAAATTGTGCCGTATAAGCAGAAGAAGCTGAAGAGCGACGAGGATATTTATTACAAAAACTTCCTCCTGCTCCATGTCGACGACAAGGCCGGGGTCCTTGCGAAGATTACCCAGGTGTTTGCCGAATATGATGTCAGCCTGGATTCTGTGGTGCAGCAGGCCAATCCTAATAATCCGGACGCCGAAATTATTATTGTAACGCATAACGCCAGCAGAGCCAGTATGAACAAAGTGCTGCGCCACCTGGAGCAACTGAATGTCATTCACCGCATCAAAAGCCATTATCGTGTAGAAGGCTAA
- a CDS encoding ribosomal-processing cysteine protease Prp — protein sequence MINVRITRASAQGVIVGFAVKGHAEYARNGRDIVCAGVSTVTVGTVNAIESLTGVVLDTSMKDGFLSGTLVPVNDPEVSAKVQLLLESMVLMLKDIAKSYRKYIQIQEVII from the coding sequence ATGATTAACGTGCGGATTACACGGGCTTCTGCTCAGGGTGTCATTGTCGGTTTTGCCGTCAAGGGGCATGCGGAATACGCAAGGAATGGCAGGGATATCGTCTGCGCGGGTGTTTCGACGGTTACCGTTGGAACGGTGAATGCGATTGAGAGCCTGACCGGAGTGGTTCTGGATACTTCGATGAAGGATGGATTCTTAAGCGGAACTCTGGTTCCCGTGAATGATCCCGAAGTCTCCGCCAAGGTACAGCTTTTGCTGGAATCCATGGTGCTGATGCTCAAGGATATTGCTAAATCCTACAGGAAATATATTCAGATACAGGAAGTCATCATTTGA
- a CDS encoding LysM peptidoglycan-binding domain-containing protein → MKIHIVKQGDSLFALSQKYGVPLQKIIEANPQITNPDVLAVGDKVKIPAAPVALPVPDNNDIYYKHTVKQGDTLWKLSKAWGITLKDMIDANPQLKNPNALMTGEVVNIPKKVSTSPIQAQSIDPVKANTTPIQAQSTAPAVVDKTAIGGKTYTGVIEKPAPAPAPAPAAEAVPIPLAVPAPNPAPNKAPEVKPVQEVVHEKQSLYVQISVPAQEEKSKEVHHNKTEVQPATWDEGKTSPWGKTDGYPGLSENPYFMNYAPVYPVYEPMANMDMNNMNNAPSYVQPAAFMPDCPPFYAQPVNPCPPGQYPGAWYPNAAPDYNNVNMSAVSPVSDNAAFAPQYQSEQVNLPWPSCGCGAMSIQPYPYEQPMYNGYPVYGMPPQMGMVSPYAGGMNAMPNAVSPMYEQPMVSNIPPYPAYPGMENFAHNRVPEIQIPEPVVEEAEELPDKGRTEATAAKDTKPGKSKPAAAKAKTSSQGSAAKDKAHAKPHSNSSGRSSTAKKNQTPWIPN, encoded by the coding sequence GTGAAAATACACATTGTTAAGCAAGGTGATTCGCTGTTTGCGTTATCACAGAAGTATGGAGTGCCGCTGCAAAAAATAATCGAGGCCAATCCGCAAATCACCAATCCAGATGTGCTTGCGGTTGGAGACAAGGTTAAGATCCCGGCTGCGCCCGTGGCTCTGCCTGTTCCGGACAACAACGATATCTACTATAAGCACACAGTCAAGCAAGGCGATACCTTATGGAAGCTCTCCAAGGCTTGGGGCATTACACTCAAGGATATGATTGATGCCAACCCGCAGCTTAAGAACCCTAACGCACTGATGACAGGTGAAGTCGTGAATATCCCTAAGAAGGTTAGTACTTCTCCAATCCAGGCCCAATCCATCGATCCGGTAAAAGCTAATACGACCCCGATTCAGGCTCAGTCAACCGCACCGGCAGTGGTCGATAAAACGGCGATTGGCGGTAAAACCTACACCGGTGTCATCGAAAAGCCGGCTCCTGCGCCAGCTCCTGCACCTGCTGCAGAAGCAGTCCCTATCCCGTTGGCGGTTCCTGCACCTAACCCTGCACCTAACAAAGCGCCGGAAGTCAAGCCGGTTCAGGAAGTCGTCCATGAGAAACAAAGCTTGTATGTGCAAATCTCTGTTCCTGCACAGGAAGAGAAGTCCAAAGAAGTGCATCATAATAAGACAGAGGTTCAGCCTGCCACTTGGGATGAGGGTAAAACCTCGCCCTGGGGAAAGACCGATGGCTATCCCGGCCTCAGCGAGAATCCGTATTTTATGAATTATGCACCCGTGTATCCTGTATATGAGCCCATGGCCAATATGGATATGAACAATATGAATAACGCTCCGAGTTATGTTCAGCCTGCAGCGTTTATGCCGGACTGCCCGCCTTTCTATGCTCAGCCGGTTAATCCTTGTCCGCCTGGACAATATCCGGGAGCGTGGTATCCTAATGCAGCACCGGATTATAATAATGTGAATATGTCTGCAGTCAGTCCTGTCAGTGACAATGCTGCGTTTGCTCCGCAGTACCAGAGCGAGCAGGTTAACCTTCCATGGCCTTCCTGCGGGTGCGGCGCAATGTCGATTCAGCCCTATCCTTATGAGCAGCCGATGTATAACGGGTATCCGGTATACGGCATGCCGCCGCAGATGGGGATGGTTTCTCCATATGCCGGAGGAATGAATGCCATGCCTAACGCTGTGTCACCCATGTATGAACAGCCTATGGTATCTAACATTCCACCATATCCTGCTTATCCGGGCATGGAGAACTTCGCTCACAACCGCGTACCCGAGATTCAGATTCCTGAGCCTGTAGTGGAGGAAGCGGAGGAGTTGCCGGATAAGGGGCGCACTGAAGCCACAGCAGCAAAGGATACAAAACCAGGGAAGTCGAAACCGGCAGCGGCAAAAGCGAAAACCTCCAGCCAGGGTTCTGCTGCCAAGGATAAAGCCCACGCCAAGCCGCATTCGA